A single genomic interval of Polaribacter vadi harbors:
- a CDS encoding tryptophan 2,3-dioxygenase family protein: MKREEILKAIEEKYDKLGVPVEAMLEGLLWSKPITYWDYIQTDSLLGLQTQRTDQPDEMVFIMYHQVNELLFKMILWEIEQVAKATEVSADKFSMHLNRISRYFDMLCSSFNVMADGMEKEQYLKFRNTLTPASGFQSAQYRKIEFASTELINLIDARFRDKIDRNSSFKNAYNHLYWQAAGKNYTTGQKSTLLNLFEEKYLGEFIDFMEDYNDINLSLKFKQLPQETQENEDLIKAMRHYDYTVNVKWVMAHYNAAAKYIGGSDSDLKATGGSNWRKYMHPKYQRRIFYPYLWSEEELKNWGTF, translated from the coding sequence ATGAAAAGAGAAGAAATACTAAAAGCAATTGAAGAAAAATACGATAAATTGGGGGTTCCTGTAGAGGCAATGCTAGAAGGTTTATTGTGGAGTAAACCAATTACTTATTGGGATTATATTCAAACAGATTCACTTTTAGGTTTGCAAACACAAAGAACAGATCAACCAGATGAAATGGTATTTATTATGTACCATCAAGTTAACGAGTTGTTATTTAAAATGATTTTGTGGGAAATAGAGCAAGTTGCAAAAGCTACAGAAGTTTCTGCGGATAAATTTTCGATGCATTTAAATAGAATTAGTAGATATTTTGATATGCTTTGTAGTTCTTTTAATGTAATGGCAGATGGCATGGAAAAAGAACAATATTTAAAATTCAGAAATACATTAACACCTGCAAGTGGTTTTCAGTCAGCACAATATCGAAAAATTGAGTTTGCATCAACAGAATTAATTAATTTAATAGATGCACGTTTTAGAGATAAAATAGATAGAAATTCATCATTTAAAAATGCATACAATCATTTGTATTGGCAAGCAGCAGGTAAAAATTATACAACTGGGCAAAAATCAACTTTGTTAAACCTTTTCGAAGAAAAATATTTAGGAGAGTTTATCGATTTTATGGAAGATTATAATGATATTAATTTATCACTTAAATTTAAACAATTACCACAAGAAACTCAAGAAAACGAAGATTTAATAAAGGCAATGCGTCATTATGATTATACTGTAAATGTAAAATGGGTAATGGCTCATTACAATGCAGCAGCAAAATATATTGGTGGTAGCGATTCCGACTTAAAAGCAACAGGAGGTAGTAATTGGCGAAAATATATGCATCCAAAATACCAACGAAGAATTTTTTATCCGTATTTATGGAGCGAAGAAGAATTAAAAAACTGGGGAACTTTTTAA